The genome window TTACACAAAATTTGGTCCGCCCGAGGTTCTTCAACTTCAGGAGATGGAAAAGCCCATTCCGAAAGTGAATGAAGTCCTGATAAAAATATTCGCGACAACCGTCGTAAAAGAAGACCCAGACATGCGGGCTTCCCCGGGATTTAATGGATTCCTGAAGCCCAGAAATCCGATCCTGGGGCAGGAATTGGCTGGGGAGATCGAAGCTATCGGCAGAGATGTGACCCGCTTCAAACCCGGCGACCAGGTATTTGGTTTCGACATGTTTGGCGCGTATGCAGAATACAAATGTATGCCTGAGAGCGGGGCGTTAGCCATCAAGCCGGTCAATCTGAGCTACGCAGAAGCCGCCAGCGTCCCGAATGGGGCATTAACCGCGTTGCCTTTCCTGAGAGATAAAGGCAAGATCCAGAGTGGGCAGACCGTGCTGATTTATGGCGCTTCCGGATCGGTTGGCGCTGCGGCGATACAGCTTGCCAAGTATTACGGGGCTAAGGTGACCGGGGTATGCAGTACATCGAATTTGGAATGGGTCAAATCTTTGGGAGTCGATCAGGTGATCGATTACACCCAGGAGGATTTTACCGAAAACGGCAAGACCTATGACATTATTTTTGACACGGTAGGCAAATGTTCGGTTTCAAAGTGCAAAGACTCGTTGACGGATGAAGGCATTTTTCTGACAACAGTCCCAACGCCGATGGGGATACTGAACGCGATATTGCCTGCCAAACGCAGAGGCAAAAAAGTTGGATTTGTGGCGGCAGGATTGAGGTCCGCAAGTGAAAAGATCAAAGACCTTGTCTTCCTCATCGAGTTGATTGAGGCGGGGAAGGTCAGTCCGGTCATCGATAGGTGCTACCCATTGGAACAGATGTCCGAGGCGCACAGGTATGTGGAACAGGGACACAAAAAGGGAAACGTCGTCATTACAGTAGAACATAATGCCAAAATCTGACAAGTGTACGCTGTTGACAAGGAGAAAAAAAATGAACATCAAGAAACTGGTCGTTGAATTTGGAACCGTCTTCGCAGTGACCCTCGTCACCGTCGCGCTCGTGACGTTTCTATGGAACTTCATCGGGCATGGAGAAAGCGCCGTGGACTGGGAAATCAGTTTCCGTTTTGCGACGATTTTCGGCGTGATCCTGACATAGGTAAAGTCGCGAGAGACCAAAGAAAAATAGAGTTTTCAAAAATCAAGGACAACAGAAAGAAGGAAAAAATGAAAAGGATCATTATATTCACAATCATTTTGATGGCGCTGACAGCCTGCGCGTCGCCCCAGACTCAGGCGGGGTTGCCAAATCCCGCCTCGGTCTATTGTGAGCAGAACGGGAACAAACTCGAAATTCGCACCGCGCCCGATGGCAGTCAAAGCGGAGTATGCATCTTTCCCGATGGAAGCGTCTGTGACGAGTGGGCTTATTACCGCGGAGAGTGTGGTCCCGCTGTCGCTGAGGCAACCGTAGACGCCAGTGGAGGCGATGCAGGAGGAACCAACCCGGGCAGTTCCATGCCGCCCGGCGCAACGGAAGAGATCGTAGACTGGTGGGGCGTCATCAAGAGTACAGAGCCCGGCGCGCAGTATGATGATTACTTCGAGCGGCAGGACTTGGGACAGATCATCTACTTTGGTATCGATTCAATGGACCCGGCGGTAAAGTCCCAGATCGAGGCGTTGCGTGACAGCGGCAAGGTTGTCCATATTTATGGAACATTAGTGAGCAACGTGCCTGACTACAACAGCTCGCAGATTCTCGTAGATCGCATCGAGGTTGAAGAGTGATTATCGAACGTGAACCGTTTGATGTTTGCCAACAGGAATGGATACGATGACAAATTCGCTCGTTAAGATTTTGGTAATGATTGGCAGCAGCGCTTCCATTGGCTTTGGGGTATGGCACTTTTTCGTACCCCAAGCCTGGAAGTGGTATTCCTACATCGCCAGCGGTGCGACAGAATTGGTAGCCGCTGTCCGGGCGATCAACGCATTCTTTTCCCTATCCCTGGTATTGTTTGGCGTTGTGAACATCCTATTGGTTTATGGAGACAAGTCAAACAGGTATTCGATCATCGTGGTGCTCGCCGCAACCTGTGTTTTGTGGATCACCAGGGTGGCATTCCAGGTGATCTACCCGCAAGGTTCGCTGTACCCGGGTCTCCAATACGGGATGTTGTCAGCCTTTGTGATCGTTACTCTGTGTTACCTGATCTCTTTACTGAGCGTCTTGTTCCAAAAATTCCCTGTGTAGTCATTGTTGTCCCAGGCAGAATAAGCCACGGCATGGTCAAGGAAACGCGAGAGGAATTTCACATGGAAAACAAAATGTTGTTCATAGGCGCGCTGGGAGCATTCTTTTTAGCGACCGCCGCCACCCTGGTATCGGACATGCACGGGATTGGGGATTGGTTCATCTCTTCCCTCCAGTCCAGAAAGTACGCTTTGAACCCGGCGCCCATCTACGCTGCGCCGTACACGATCGCGGGTTATTTCGGCGAACCTTTTTTGATCCTCTCCATCGCCATGCTTACTGTGGGTCTCTATGGAAGCTGGCTGAAATACCACAAGTCCATTGCGCTGATTGCCATGCTCATCGGCATCCTGTACATATTGGAAAGAGTATTTTGGAGTTACGTCACCATCAATTTCGCCAACAGC of Anaerolineales bacterium contains these proteins:
- a CDS encoding NAD(P)-dependent alcohol dehydrogenase; this encodes MKAIVYTKFGPPEVLQLQEMEKPIPKVNEVLIKIFATTVVKEDPDMRASPGFNGFLKPRNPILGQELAGEIEAIGRDVTRFKPGDQVFGFDMFGAYAEYKCMPESGALAIKPVNLSYAEAASVPNGALTALPFLRDKGKIQSGQTVLIYGASGSVGAAAIQLAKYYGAKVTGVCSTSNLEWVKSLGVDQVIDYTQEDFTENGKTYDIIFDTVGKCSVSKCKDSLTDEGIFLTTVPTPMGILNAILPAKRRGKKVGFVAAGLRSASEKIKDLVFLIELIEAGKVSPVIDRCYPLEQMSEAHRYVEQGHKKGNVVITVEHNAKI
- a CDS encoding DUF333 domain-containing protein, coding for MKRIIIFTIILMALTACASPQTQAGLPNPASVYCEQNGNKLEIRTAPDGSQSGVCIFPDGSVCDEWAYYRGECGPAVAEATVDASGGDAGGTNPGSSMPPGATEEIVDWWGVIKSTEPGAQYDDYFERQDLGQIIYFGIDSMDPAVKSQIEALRDSGKVVHIYGTLVSNVPDYNSSQILVDRIEVEE